In Clostridium sporogenes, one genomic interval encodes:
- a CDS encoding sensor histidine kinase: protein MKKSIVFKWFVITALLFSTMFLFVGIAQNYFLEKYYINKKSDTLKMYMNQYSDMAVKKGAEAASLELYDKNHVWVTKLDKYGRMCNVENYYIEVKLNNESQSNLKIPMYSFEGEFSSDVLSLLEVGDEVRIDTVNIENERIPYQIQTDSTGVVNLNIANKLHGPHKDKAYSHLVTGMCRGKITKTIFPKQDSHITFPYYEGYFLDQVKEFQTDLLIGNGGNSQYIEKLSTTENFGQYKIIIKPITENGVTRYIFAMTSLQPVNEAISAIRQFYPYFFGFTLLCVIFLAFVFSKWLSKPLLSINQITGKIANMDFTEKLPVHSQDEIGQLSRNINYLSSQMEAHISQLKKDLDKEKQLENTRKEFIAGVSHELKTPLAVMKSCLSILKDGIAVEKREHYFQAMEEEIDQMNLLVVNMLDLAKFESGTYRPKMAPFEIDRVITQVCKSLDEQIREKNISLTLRLSSQRVLGHKGLINRVITNFISNAIRHTDYGHSILISVTFNGQTAEISVENQGNPISEEDRKKIWDQFYRVEARTSKAGTGLGLSISKEILELHNSIYGAENTKDGVRFFFLLSIQS, encoded by the coding sequence ATGAAAAAAAGTATTGTTTTTAAATGGTTTGTTATTACAGCTTTATTATTTTCCACCATGTTTTTATTTGTTGGAATAGCCCAAAATTACTTTTTGGAGAAATATTATATTAATAAGAAATCAGATACCCTCAAAATGTATATGAATCAATACTCAGATATGGCAGTGAAAAAGGGAGCAGAAGCAGCATCGCTGGAACTATATGATAAAAACCATGTATGGGTTACAAAATTGGATAAATATGGACGAATGTGTAATGTAGAAAATTATTATATTGAAGTGAAATTGAATAATGAATCCCAAAGTAATTTAAAAATTCCAATGTATTCCTTTGAAGGAGAATTTTCTTCAGATGTACTCTCCTTACTAGAGGTGGGTGATGAGGTAAGGATTGATACAGTGAATATAGAAAATGAAAGGATACCTTATCAGATACAGACTGACTCCACAGGAGTGGTAAATTTAAATATTGCAAACAAGTTGCATGGTCCTCATAAGGATAAAGCTTATAGTCACCTTGTAACTGGTATGTGCAGGGGAAAGATAACGAAAACTATATTTCCTAAACAAGATTCTCATATTACATTTCCTTACTATGAAGGTTATTTTTTAGATCAGGTAAAAGAATTTCAAACTGATTTGCTTATAGGTAATGGAGGAAACTCTCAGTATATTGAAAAACTTAGTACAACAGAAAATTTCGGACAATATAAAATAATCATTAAACCTATTACTGAAAATGGGGTAACAAGATACATCTTTGCTATGACCTCTCTTCAACCGGTAAATGAAGCAATATCGGCTATACGGCAATTTTACCCTTACTTTTTTGGATTTACCTTACTATGTGTTATATTTTTGGCATTTGTTTTTTCTAAGTGGCTTTCAAAACCGCTTTTATCTATTAACCAGATCACAGGGAAAATAGCAAACATGGATTTTACAGAAAAGTTGCCAGTACATTCCCAGGATGAGATTGGACAGTTATCTAGAAATATCAATTACTTGTCAAGTCAGATGGAAGCCCATATTAGTCAGCTGAAAAAAGATCTTGATAAAGAGAAGCAGCTGGAAAATACACGGAAGGAATTTATTGCTGGAGTATCTCATGAACTAAAAACTCCTCTTGCGGTTATGAAGAGTTGTCTATCTATTTTAAAAGATGGAATAGCAGTGGAAAAAAGGGAACATTATTTTCAGGCCATGGAAGAGGAAATAGATCAGATGAACTTGTTGGTTGTAAATATGTTGGATCTTGCTAAGTTTGAATCTGGTACTTATAGGCCTAAAATGGCTCCCTTTGAAATAGATAGAGTGATTACCCAGGTATGCAAGTCTTTAGATGAACAAATACGGGAAAAAAATATTTCTCTTACATTAAGGCTTTCTTCTCAGAGGGTGCTAGGACATAAAGGATTAATCAATCGTGTTATTACTAATTTTATCAGTAATGCAATTAGGCATACGGATTATGGACATTCAATCTTAATTTCTGTAACATTCAATGGACAGACAGCAGAGATTAGTGTAGAAAACCAGGGAAATCCCATATCAGAGGAAGACAGGAAAAAGATATGGGACCAATTTTATCGTGTGGAAGCACGGACATCTAAAGCAGGTACAGGTCTTGGACTCTCCATATCCAAGGAAATACTGGAGCTTCATAATTCAATTTATGGTGCGGAAAATACAAAAGATGGTGTAAGGTTTTTCTTTTTACTATCTATTCAATCATAA
- a CDS encoding GDSL-type esterase/lipase family protein, giving the protein MKRLMMCFLASILLIAMTACGNKTVKKDVTDKLNNSVFMGDSITEGFAINEILPKERVIAGAGATAGFSYEKVGDLIKKKPDNVFIMLGSDDILMPVDNPKELFRNDLTKLINKIKKELPNSKIYIQSITPVTKEVLKKESRYKNINQYNELLKELANKLSVNYIDIGELVKKNPNLYAEDGVHFKKEFYNLWLDSLSKSM; this is encoded by the coding sequence ATGAAAAGATTAATGATGTGTTTCCTAGCAAGCATACTTCTGATTGCTATGACTGCTTGTGGAAATAAAACTGTTAAAAAGGACGTTACAGATAAGTTGAATAACAGTGTATTTATGGGAGATTCTATTACGGAAGGTTTTGCTATTAATGAAATCCTGCCGAAAGAACGTGTAATAGCTGGAGCAGGAGCTACAGCTGGTTTTAGTTATGAAAAAGTTGGTGATTTGATTAAAAAGAAACCAGATAATGTGTTTATCATGTTGGGATCAGATGACATACTAATGCCTGTAGATAATCCTAAAGAATTATTCAGAAATGATTTAACAAAACTGATCAACAAGATAAAAAAAGAGCTACCAAACTCTAAAATATATATTCAATCTATAACACCTGTAACAAAGGAAGTATTAAAAAAAGAGTCCCGTTATAAAAACATAAATCAATATAATGAACTTTTAAAAGAGTTAGCCAACAAACTATCAGTTAATTATATAGATATAGGAGAATTAGTAAAGAAAAATCCTAATTTATATGCAGAAGATGGTGTTCATTTTAAAAAAGAGTTTTATAATTTGTGGTTGGATAGTCTTTCTAAATCAATGTAG
- a CDS encoding MBOAT family O-acyltransferase, with protein sequence MVFSSLLFTFAFLPIIVILYYCLGKNFRNIVLLIGSLFFYAWGEPVYVILMYISILINYFLGCLLDKNNDSIGKRKALLIISLVFNLGCLGYFKYFSMLISTIAYISGWNLNIATPTLPIGISFYTFQALSYVIDVYRKKIDAQRNLALLALYITMFPQLVAGPIVNYADIQAQLADRNINFKEFSLGMRRFVCGLVKKVLLANNIGVIWSHVKNMPGTEITVVMAWAGILAFTLQIYFDFSGYSDMAIGLGRMFGFHFKENFKYPYISQSISEFWQRWHISLGSWFKEYVYFPLGGNRVGKCKLTLNLFIVWLLTGLWHGASWNFVLWGLYFGTLIFIEKVVLHKRMIGWPKAVRHIYSLLFVVIGWVFFEFTNLTDIFHFLGFMFGIKVNSLVDNGGIMYLKSYAILYIVCIIASSPWPKKVSLYFRNMHSNFYKLGANLYYCSLMFFTTAYMVASTYNPFIYFRF encoded by the coding sequence ATGGTTTTTAGTAGTCTTCTTTTCACATTTGCTTTTTTACCAATTATAGTGATTTTATACTATTGTTTAGGAAAGAATTTCAGAAATATTGTATTGCTTATTGGAAGCTTATTTTTCTATGCATGGGGAGAGCCTGTGTATGTAATATTGATGTATATATCAATATTAATTAATTACTTTCTAGGTTGTCTTTTAGACAAAAATAATGATAGCATAGGAAAACGGAAAGCTTTATTGATAATAAGCTTAGTATTTAATTTAGGATGTCTTGGGTATTTTAAGTATTTTAGCATGTTAATAAGCACAATAGCATACATTAGTGGGTGGAATTTAAATATAGCTACACCAACACTTCCTATAGGAATTTCCTTTTATACTTTTCAGGCTTTATCCTATGTGATTGATGTATACAGGAAAAAAATAGATGCGCAGAGAAACCTAGCTCTTTTAGCTCTTTATATTACTATGTTTCCGCAGTTAGTAGCAGGTCCTATTGTGAACTATGCAGATATTCAAGCTCAATTAGCTGACAGAAACATAAATTTTAAAGAATTTTCCTTAGGAATGAGGCGTTTTGTGTGTGGGCTTGTAAAAAAAGTTCTTCTTGCCAATAACATAGGTGTGATATGGTCTCATGTAAAAAATATGCCGGGTACAGAAATAACAGTGGTTATGGCATGGGCGGGAATTTTGGCTTTTACATTACAAATCTACTTCGATTTTAGTGGGTATTCTGATATGGCCATAGGTTTGGGAAGAATGTTTGGATTTCACTTTAAAGAAAATTTTAAGTATCCATATATCTCACAAAGTATCTCGGAATTTTGGCAGAGGTGGCATATCTCTCTAGGATCGTGGTTTAAGGAATATGTATATTTTCCTCTTGGAGGTAATCGTGTGGGTAAGTGTAAGTTAACGTTAAACTTATTTATTGTATGGCTTCTCACAGGACTTTGGCATGGCGCAAGTTGGAATTTTGTTTTATGGGGACTATATTTTGGAACTTTAATTTTTATAGAAAAAGTGGTTTTACATAAAAGAATGATTGGTTGGCCAAAGGCTGTTCGTCACATATATTCATTGCTGTTTGTTGTTATAGGTTGGGTGTTTTTTGAATTTACAAACTTGACTGATATATTTCATTTCCTAGGATTTATGTTTGGGATAAAAGTGAATTCCCTTGTGGATAATGGAGGAATTATGTATCTAAAATCTTATGCTATTTTATATATTGTGTGTATAATTGCTTCTTCACCATGGCCAAAGAAAGTATCATTGTATTTTAGAAATATGCATAGTAATTTTTATAAGTTAGGTGCTAATTTATATTATTGTTCTTTGATGTTCTTTACTACGGCATACATGGTAGCTTCCACCTATAACCCATTTATTTATTTTCGATTTTAA
- a CDS encoding polysaccharide deacetylase family protein: protein MPVNTAHNVNDEGKKYTYDVKKVKDILDNKEESDGKKIAFLTFDDGPSTTVTPKILDVLKAYNVKATFFLIGKSINSNEASKNLVKRTFKEGHALGNHTYSHNYKSLYLENKINVDYFIEDVEKTNTAIKNIIGQDFNTRVLRMPGGYMSREYYKDPNLAELNNRLKDKDIYSIDWNAYDFDSEGKKKNAQELLKEVKKSVGTKEKVVILMHDTYSKEETAKALPQIIEYLRNQGYEFKTLW, encoded by the coding sequence ATGCCTGTAAATACAGCACATAATGTAAATGATGAAGGGAAAAAATATACCTATGATGTAAAGAAGGTAAAGGATATTTTAGATAATAAAGAAGAGAGTGATGGTAAAAAAATAGCATTTTTAACTTTTGATGATGGGCCATCTACAACTGTAACGCCCAAAATACTAGACGTATTAAAAGCATATAATGTAAAAGCTACCTTTTTCTTAATTGGGAAAAGTATAAATTCTAATGAAGCAAGTAAAAATTTAGTCAAGAGAACTTTTAAAGAGGGACATGCATTAGGTAATCATACTTATTCTCATAATTATAAAAGTTTATATCTAGAAAACAAGATTAATGTAGATTACTTTATTGAAGATGTTGAAAAAACTAATACTGCAATTAAAAATATTATTGGACAAGACTTTAATACAAGAGTTTTAAGAATGCCAGGCGGTTATATGTCAAGAGAGTACTACAAAGATCCTAATCTAGCAGAACTTAATAATAGGTTAAAAGATAAAGATATATATAGTATAGATTGGAATGCCTATGATTTCGATTCAGAGGGTAAAAAGAAAAACGCACAAGAATTGTTGAAGGAAGTAAAAAAAAGCGTGGGAACAAAAGAAAAAGTAGTTATACTAATGCATGATACATATAGCAAGGAAGAAACAGCTAAAGCATTACCTCAAATAATAGAATATCTTAGAAACCAGGGATATGAATTTAAAACATTATGGTGA